The following DNA comes from Solanum stenotomum isolate F172 chromosome 11, ASM1918654v1, whole genome shotgun sequence.
ttttgtattaaaaatatctcaaatcatgatatggaattcccatatcatgatttttggagaatatgaaatcacatctcatgataccatatcatgagacggaatcagcgtaaaatcgaatgtccaaacgctgattccatcttacgattccatatcgtgatatggtatcgcatggacAAACGCCTACTTACAAATtccatattttttcttttgaaaattttgattatatacATTGGTGATCCTTATTTAGTGTAGTGCTTAATATGACTACTATAAACGaccttttttcattttgttataTTAAATGATCGGTTGTAATGCGTTTGCCGACTActtatcaaatatcaaatggatGCAAGTTTTTCTTTGTataaattttcaagaattttgaTTCTAACAAATACATAAATTGTATAATGCTGTAGATCCAGCAAGCACAAATCCAAACCTACTTCTCTATCGCCTTGTTATTGTCTCTATGATCAAGCTCTATTATTACCCAATTTCAACGCTCCATCGAATGTAGGTTAATTAAATCTCACTTGAACGACGCGTATAGTACAAAGAAAGTCGGAAAAAGATTTAACTAAGCCTAGTTCAATCAAGTTCAGAGATCAGTTTGTTCATTTATACGTGAAGAATCGAGCACTGTCACTGTCCAAACAGACCAAAGGGTGCACCTGACCTGGCTAGTCTAAACTCGAATCCAATGCCCAAGTCTATATGCTAAAAGCAATGAGGAATCTCTCCACGTACCTTCGTATTGCAACCCATgtttttatatgtatatgtagAAAGGACAATCGACTGGAAGAGCCAAAGCATAAAAGAATGAAACCTTTATTACTTTTTAAGGCATTCAAAGTGTACTGTACATATGTCATGAACAATTTGCAGCACCAATAAACCTTTCCACTACTGTATAATGATATGTAAAATATTTGGAAGAAATGAAGTAATAAGCCGGAAATCGATAGAGTTCACTCACTCTTTACATCTGATCACAAGGGATATGACCAAAAATATCAGGACATGCCTCCCACTTGCCCTTCTCCCTTGCTTCCCAATAACCACCAATGTAGTGGTAACTATCACCCCCTTTCTCTTTTGCAAACCACTGCGGCTTCCAACCCCTTTCTTGCATTTTCCGAGCCTGTATGCAAATAAGCAACAATCAATAACTCCCACCTACTCAACTAGCCACATAACAAATCATGTTAGTTTAGGAATTCTATTGCTTTTtagctaagttgctcggactctccaaaaatgttgcacAGATCCTTCAGAAAACACTATTTTTAGAGGATCCGACACGCACCCGtcgatatttttgaagagtctgggCAACATAGTTTTTTAGAACCAACGCCTAGAATATGTACCAACTGTTTTCACAGAGTAAAGAGGAGGTTTAAGCTAAAGAATGCAAATCATCTCCTCCTTTAATGTCTACTTCATTTAAAGTTCCTGACTTGTTTGGAGTTCTAAGCGCATTAGTTAAAAGAATTTTGTGTAGAAATCTGAAGCAACAATGGCGCCAGGGCAGGAAACAAACTGCAATACGGTTCTCTTCTCAAAAGTAAATAAACAAACAAGGACAGaagaatttcctctcatttccTAGTCGGCCCATGACCTCAACTTTTAACCAGAAAAAAGAAAGGGCTGTATAGATTACCTGTCGCTGCCGTTCCTCAAGACGCAGCTTTTCAGAATTAGCCATGTCATACTCGCCATTCTCCAAGCACCTCTGATCAGGTCTAAGTCTAGAATCTGTTGGTGGCAGCTTGTCCTATAAATGAAGTGAATATTAAAACCAAGGTCATCCAGGACTACAATGAGTGTGTGAAGAATCGATATAAAGTATTCTACTAAGGGTAAGAGCAAATGATATTTGCAGGTACTTCATATAACTACTGCTTTACTATTCAATGACCACAAATAACAGCACAAATATACAACAAATTAGCTCCCTAAGAATGAAATCATTCAAACATAATAAATCAACACATACCTTCAGTCCAGGTATGAGCTCATTCATTGTAATTGCAAAGCGTGTCAGATTATATCTAGTAGGATCTTTGGGAGGTTTGCTCCGCTTCCATAGCAAATGAGCCTCAGAGAGAGAATCAAATCCTTTTCCTGTGGAGAAATCCCCATTCACATAATGCATACTCTCATCCCACTTCCCAAATAATGTAGCTACTGTCTTCCCACTCCTGTCTTGAACTATTCCCTGAACCtgcaaaaaagaaattcaagaagCAACATGCTCAGTCTGAAGCAATACACTCACCCATTTTGTACAATAAACGATTTCTTCTCCAGAAAACGAGGAAAACATCCTGCATtctaattacacaaaaattGCACTATCACGGAACTGACGAAGACATCGAATATAAGGTGAGATGCCACTGGGATCCAAGTACTTTGCCTACAGTTCCTTTAAATAACGATGCAAGCAATAAAAAATTCATCTCGCATAAGTTCTTTTTCTCTCATCTCCTCTTGTTGGTAAACAACATATTGGTTATTTTCAACTTTAgccttgaaaaaataatttgtgcaTTGTGAACATTGAAATAGTTTCAGCTTTCCCCTACAGGCTTAATTTACGAAATCAGCATACATCATAGCATTTTTGTGCAAGCACTTCCTTCTACAAAATGTTAACAATTCAACAAGCACAGGGTTTAGTACCACAAGGGAATTTTACAAGGAATATTTTGCACCAACACAAAGCATGAAATCTGAATGaaaccacttttttttttatcatttgacTCTGAAGACGCATGAATTGCACCTAGACAAAGTATGCTTGTCATCTAATCTTTCCTGTGGCATACCCAGTTCACAATAACCTCAAGCTAAGAGAATTGTTCACTCTATACGAACAACATGTATTCTGCAATAACCATTCCATTCTCATATTAGTCTAATGCAGACTTCAACGAGTGGAAGCATAAAAAGATAAGAATTTCTTGCATTTTCATGAAGGATGttgagaaaagagagagaaCCTGATGTGGATTCCGGTCTATTATTGATTGCTCCTTAAATTTCAGCTTACAAGAGTAATTACGATTTCCTTGTATGCGCATTGTACCATAGTGATCACAGTACAGTTTCCCCAAAATCAGATTGTATATCGATGTAGTTACcttttataagaaaattcacatgaaaaagaaaatattaaccCATAAGAAATGATAAAAAGAAGGATAAATATTCAAGTGTCCTTAAGCAAATATACCTTGCTCCACTGAAAGATTTCCCCATCATCAAATTCAAGCGTCAATATTCCAACAGGATCCAACTGGATTGAGCGACCCCAAAATTTGCTTTTCAAATTACTATCTCCCGAGAATTTCCATCCTGTACCCTCACAATGGCATGCTATTATCATGGGATGATGACTTACCTAAACAAGGAGATAGATACATCAGACATCAGCGACATGCTTGCAAGCAACCTTGAAAACATTTTAAGCTACAGATTCTTGCTTGAGATTAATTGTCACCCAAAAATGGAGTCACTGGGAGCGTAACCCACTTTGACTCCCCTATTCTCCCAAATCTTTCTCTCAAGACTGACAAAAGATACTTCTTAGTTACCACAAAGAACTTCCAGTTACACAGTGGCATCAAGAAATCACAAGTATGAGAAAGACTGGAAAAATAAAAGGCGTAAATAGAGACACAGTGATTCCGTAGAACACCAGTTCTATGACAGGTTGGAAGCTCGTAAAAATCATTCGTCTGTATAGCCCAGTCATATTCCTCAGAAACTACAGAAGACTACTCCAAAGAGTGAAAAAGTAATGAAACCTTTTCTGAGAAAAACCGAAGGCCTTTATCTGAATATTCAGCCTCATAAGTCTCCCCTAACAACGGATTGAATGGTTTGCAAATCCTTCCTTCAGTAGAAGCATATGCAGATACGGCAAATGCTGCTACGTTGAGAATCCTCATAAGGCTGTCACCCTATCAGTAAGATAAAATTGAAATCAGAACTTCATGGATAGAGAAAAATGGCTAGCATAAAATGCTTATGTGGACAAAGGGAAATTACGACTGAAAAGCACTTGAAAATTTCAATAAAGAAAAGAATCAATGATGAAAGTatcttttcctttatttttgaCAACCACCAATTACGATGTACGTCGACAACACAAGCTCATATTGCAGACACTAGGATGAGGACAATGACACCTTGAAAACTGGTAAAAAGttttatcatactaaataaGTAGAATAAAGAAGAGAAGTGATGATCATTAGTGTTGCCAGAGAAAAACAACTGAAACTGAGTGACTGAGTCACTTAATTATAAGCATCAATATGGTTCAGATAGCATGACAGCTGTGTAAACACACCATCCAAAGCATGAACTGCAATTGCTGCAAAGACGTCTACTAATAGACCAAAACTGAAGGCACAAGTCGGTAAACTCACTTATGAGTGAagggaaattaagaaaataccAATTTGTCATGCCGGAGACCATGCAATGATCATGCTTGCATTTGTAGAAACGAAAAGGTCAGTCAGTTCATCCATGAAAAAAAAAGGCAACAGAGGCCCCGTAAAAGAAAGGAGGAAATGGCATATCGTCGAAAATCCTAGCGTCAGATGTGACAAATCACCACCAATTAAGCTTTTCAAAGATATTGCAGTCATCCCCATACTCGTTTCAGATAAATGCGGAGTCAATAAATTCTATGGAAAATGAGA
Coding sequences within:
- the LOC125844898 gene encoding oxysterol-binding protein-related protein 1C-like isoform X3 — translated: MEALQAVKDMFPRMSNSELMAPVDDVAVSTDKLRQQLLKEGVSESAIQESELIMRNEFASLQNQLMLLKQKHRMLMDTLRQLETEKVDLENTVVDESQRQCKEVGPSARLRQDKYSEASASESEDDNERVDAAEEDTDDEENTFFDTKDFLSSSSFKSSGSDFRTSSFSSDDDDLYAYASDESVDPIIKSAGTKFPYVKRRKKLPNPIEKEKGVSLWSMIKDNIGKDLTKVCLPVYFNEPLSSLQKSFEDLEYSYLLDRASEWGRRGDSLMRILNVAAFAVSAYASTEGRICKPFNPLLGETYEAEYSDKGLRFFSEKVSHHPMIIACHCEGTGWKFSGDSNLKSKFWGRSIQLDPVGILTLEFDDGEIFQWSKVTTSIYNLILGKLYCDHYGTMRIQGNRNYSCKLKFKEQSIIDRNPHQVQGIVQDRSGKTVATLFGKWDESMHYVNGDFSTGKGFDSLSEAHLLWKRSKPPKDPTRYNLTRFAITMNELIPGLKDKLPPTDSRLRPDQRCLENGEYDMANSEKLRLEERQRQARKMQERGWKPQWFAKEKGGDSYHYIGGYWEAREKGKWEACPDIFGHIPCDQM